The proteins below are encoded in one region of Pelagibacterium flavum:
- the pstA gene encoding phosphate ABC transporter permease PstA gives MADIAAPSVTVISPDQRAAQRRRRYAAEARLRLYGIAAISTAIGLLGILLFTLVLGGYQAFTQTHVRVDFPISAEYVDAQDLQASNWRAVTAEAIEDLFPAIEDAATLRTAGQILTNNTQFLVRDAVMRNPGAVGQTLTLEIPASDPYDQLNKGVIDRDLPESRRRVSDAQIELFDQLVEQDRVSRPFNWALFFNADSRFPELAGLAGAITGSFYALLVCFVISFPAGIAAAIYLEEFAPKNRVTDVIEVNINNLAAVPSIVFGLLGLAVFLQVFGLPRSAPLVGGLVLALMTLPTIIIVTRASLKSIPPSIREAALGMGASRHQVIMHHVLPLALPGILTGTIIGLAQALGETAPLLLIGMNAFITSPPGGLMEASTALPTQIFIWADSPERGFVARTSAGILVLLGFLIAMNAIAIFLRQRLQRTW, from the coding sequence ATGGCCGATATCGCAGCTCCCTCCGTCACAGTGATCAGCCCGGATCAAAGGGCTGCGCAACGTCGCCGCCGATACGCGGCAGAGGCGCGGTTGCGCCTCTATGGCATAGCCGCCATTTCCACGGCGATCGGGTTGCTTGGTATCCTGCTATTCACGCTGGTCCTTGGCGGCTATCAGGCCTTCACTCAAACCCATGTCCGCGTGGATTTTCCGATTTCGGCAGAATATGTCGACGCGCAGGATCTGCAGGCCAGCAACTGGCGCGCGGTTACTGCCGAAGCGATCGAAGACCTTTTCCCGGCTATTGAGGATGCAGCGACGCTGCGAACCGCGGGCCAAATCCTGACCAACAACACCCAGTTCCTTGTCCGCGACGCGGTCATGCGCAATCCTGGTGCAGTCGGTCAGACATTGACGCTGGAAATTCCGGCATCGGACCCTTACGACCAGCTCAACAAGGGTGTGATCGATCGCGACCTGCCCGAGAGCAGGCGCCGTGTATCCGACGCACAGATCGAACTGTTCGACCAGCTTGTCGAGCAGGACCGGGTGTCAAGACCGTTCAATTGGGCTCTGTTCTTCAACGCGGACAGCCGGTTCCCTGAGTTGGCCGGGTTGGCTGGGGCCATCACCGGGTCCTTCTACGCCCTGCTCGTATGTTTCGTCATCAGCTTTCCCGCTGGCATTGCTGCGGCGATCTACCTTGAGGAATTCGCGCCCAAGAACCGGGTCACCGACGTGATTGAGGTCAACATCAACAATCTGGCGGCCGTGCCTTCCATCGTCTTCGGGCTCTTGGGGTTGGCGGTCTTCCTGCAGGTTTTCGGTCTGCCCCGTTCAGCACCGCTCGTCGGCGGGTTGGTTCTCGCGCTCATGACGCTGCCCACTATCATCATCGTGACGCGCGCTTCGCTCAAATCGATCCCGCCCTCGATCCGTGAGGCGGCATTGGGGATGGGCGCATCGCGTCATCAGGTCATCATGCACCACGTTCTCCCGCTGGCTCTGCCGGGCATATTGACGGGCACGATCATCGGCCTCGCACAGGCACTCGGAGAAACCGCTCCGCTGCTGCTTATCGGTATGAACGCCTTCATCACAAGCCCTCCGGGCGGCCTGATGGAAGCCTCTACGGCCTTGCCGACTCAGATATTTATCTGGGCCGACAGCCCCGAGCGCGGGTTTGTCGCACGCACCTCCGCGGGTATTCTGGTGCTGCTGGGCTTTCTGATTGCAATGAACGCGATAGCGATATTCCTGCGGCAGCGCTTGCAGCGTACGTGGTAG
- the ppk2 gene encoding polyphosphate kinase 2, with translation MDGFDLENPELDETIKDRALTSGGYPYTEKLKTKDYEKHLRALQIELVKLQRHLAETGERVLALFEGRDSAGKGGTIKRFLENLNPRNARTVALPVPSDRERTQWYFQRYVTHLPAGGEIVLFDRSWYNRAVVEPVMGFCTPSQTENFLHEAPPFERMIAEEGIHLFKFWLEIGREMQLRRFHARQHDPLKVWKLSPVDLKALNKWDEYTKARNKMFVATDTPDTPWTVIRANDKKRARIAAIQSVLWPIDYADKDFSAIGEIDHQLVMSPEGFLAKQG, from the coding sequence ATGGATGGCTTCGACCTCGAAAACCCAGAACTCGACGAGACAATCAAGGATCGGGCGCTGACCAGTGGCGGCTATCCTTATACCGAGAAGCTCAAGACCAAGGATTACGAAAAGCATCTGCGGGCCCTGCAGATCGAGCTGGTCAAGCTCCAACGCCATCTGGCCGAGACCGGAGAGCGCGTTCTGGCCCTGTTCGAGGGACGGGATTCGGCGGGAAAGGGCGGCACGATCAAGCGTTTCCTGGAAAATCTCAATCCGCGCAACGCGCGCACCGTGGCTTTGCCGGTTCCTTCGGACCGCGAGCGCACGCAATGGTATTTCCAGCGTTATGTGACACATCTGCCAGCGGGCGGTGAAATCGTGCTGTTCGACCGTTCCTGGTACAATCGCGCCGTGGTCGAGCCGGTGATGGGCTTTTGCACGCCGAGCCAGACCGAAAACTTCCTGCACGAGGCGCCGCCCTTCGAGCGGATGATAGCCGAGGAAGGCATTCATCTGTTCAAGTTCTGGCTGGAGATCGGGCGGGAAATGCAGCTCAGGCGCTTTCATGCCCGCCAGCACGACCCGCTCAAGGTCTGGAAACTTTCTCCTGTCGATCTCAAGGCACTCAACAAGTGGGATGAATACACAAAGGCGCGCAACAAGATGTTCGTGGCGACCGATACGCCCGATACGCCCTGGACGGTGATCCGGGCCAACGACAAGAAGCGCGCCCGGATCGCGGCCATCCAGTCGGTCCTCTGGCCGATCGATTACGCCGACAAGGACTTTTCGGCGATCGGGGAAATCGACCACCAGCTCGTCATGTCGCCCGAAGGCTTTCTCGCCAAGCAAGGATAG
- a CDS encoding substrate-binding domain-containing protein produces the protein MKTALYASAAAVAVVAALGATGAQAQSRDQIRIVGSSTVFPYTQAVSEQFAAMTGGTAPVVESTGTGGGMQIFCGGVGVDHPDITGASRAMTESEYETCLENGVDSITEVLIGFDGLSIAHSQNGPDMDLTKAQIFQALAAEVEVDGEIVANPYTNWSEIDSSLPDMEITVFGPPPTSGTRDAFVELVMLEGCEEFEAIAALDEDAMEETCSRMRQDGPFVEAGENDNLIVQRLNADENALGIFGYSFLYENQDTLKAVAVEGVLPAPETIADASYGVSRPLFFYIKNAHRGVIPGLEEFVTEYVSEASFGPGGYLEERGLIPLSDEERDATRARVENGEHFTRYE, from the coding sequence ATGAAAACCGCACTTTACGCCAGCGCTGCAGCAGTGGCCGTCGTTGCCGCTCTTGGCGCAACTGGCGCCCAGGCCCAGAGCCGTGACCAGATTCGCATTGTGGGCTCCTCCACTGTGTTCCCCTACACCCAGGCTGTTTCCGAGCAGTTCGCCGCGATGACCGGCGGCACGGCTCCGGTCGTTGAATCCACCGGTACCGGTGGCGGCATGCAGATTTTCTGTGGCGGCGTCGGTGTCGATCACCCCGATATCACGGGCGCTTCGCGCGCCATGACCGAATCCGAATACGAAACCTGCCTTGAAAATGGCGTCGACAGCATCACCGAAGTCCTCATTGGCTTTGATGGTCTCTCGATTGCCCATTCTCAGAACGGCCCGGACATGGACCTGACCAAGGCCCAGATCTTCCAGGCGCTGGCTGCTGAAGTTGAAGTTGATGGCGAAATCGTCGCCAACCCCTACACCAACTGGTCGGAAATCGACTCCTCGCTTCCCGACATGGAAATCACCGTCTTCGGTCCTCCCCCGACCTCGGGCACCCGCGACGCCTTCGTCGAGCTCGTCATGCTCGAAGGTTGCGAGGAATTCGAAGCGATCGCTGCTCTCGATGAAGACGCGATGGAAGAAACCTGCTCGCGCATGCGTCAGGACGGGCCTTTCGTTGAAGCCGGCGAAAACGACAATCTGATTGTCCAGCGCCTCAATGCCGACGAAAATGCCCTGGGCATCTTCGGTTATTCGTTCCTCTACGAAAACCAGGACACCCTCAAGGCTGTTGCAGTCGAAGGTGTGTTGCCTGCGCCTGAAACCATTGCCGACGCTTCCTACGGCGTTTCGCGCCCGCTGTTCTTCTACATCAAGAACGCACACCGCGGCGTTATTCCTGGCCTCGAAGAATTCGTGACTGAATATGTGTCCGAAGCTTCCTTCGGTCCGGGCGGCTACCTTGAAGAGCGCGGCCTGATCCCGCTTTCCGACGAAGAACGCGACGCAACCCGCGCTCGCGTCGAGAATGGCGAGCACTTCACGCGCTACGAATAA
- a CDS encoding sugar kinase, translating into MSLTAVSIGEAMIEMSGGEDRTYRQGFAGDTLNTAYYLNALLKDGWTVRYATAVGDDLYSQQMIEFIGQTGIDTGAIRTIKGKRAGLYMIHQADGDRHFTYWRDTSAAKLLADDEAALKAALGDAGLIYFSGITLAILAPEARARLIAAIGTRRASGALVAFDPNIRPTLWADDRSVVDALTEAAKVSSIVLPTHADEIPYFDDVDDDATARRYLAAGCEEVVVKNGADPALVVTGDGLWRVGARKVAEVVDATGAGDSFNGGYLAARLAGASPEDAAKAGHATASVVIGHHGALIPKEALNQIT; encoded by the coding sequence GTGAGCCTGACAGCAGTATCCATCGGCGAAGCCATGATTGAAATGAGCGGGGGCGAGGATCGCACCTACAGGCAGGGCTTTGCCGGGGACACGCTCAACACGGCCTATTATCTCAATGCGCTCCTTAAAGACGGCTGGACAGTCCGCTACGCAACGGCAGTTGGTGACGACCTTTATTCCCAACAGATGATCGAATTTATCGGGCAGACCGGCATTGATACCGGCGCGATCCGTACGATCAAGGGCAAGCGGGCCGGGCTCTACATGATCCATCAGGCCGATGGCGACCGCCATTTCACCTATTGGCGGGACACATCGGCGGCCAAGTTGCTGGCCGACGATGAAGCGGCTCTGAAGGCCGCTTTAGGCGATGCCGGACTGATCTATTTTTCCGGCATCACGCTGGCCATCCTTGCTCCCGAAGCCCGTGCGCGGCTTATTGCGGCAATTGGCACCCGGCGCGCCTCGGGAGCGCTGGTTGCGTTCGATCCCAATATCAGGCCGACACTATGGGCGGACGACAGAAGCGTAGTCGATGCGCTGACGGAAGCGGCGAAGGTTTCGAGCATCGTTTTGCCCACGCATGCCGACGAAATTCCCTATTTCGATGATGTGGATGACGACGCGACCGCACGGCGCTATCTGGCGGCGGGATGCGAAGAGGTCGTGGTCAAGAATGGCGCGGATCCGGCGCTCGTGGTGACGGGCGATGGACTGTGGCGCGTGGGCGCACGAAAAGTCGCCGAGGTTGTCGATGCGACGGGGGCCGGCGATAGCTTCAATGGCGGGTACCTGGCGGCCCGTCTGGCCGGTGCCAGCCCTGAGGATGCCGCCAAAGCGGGGCACGCCACCGCCTCGGTGGTCATCGGCCACCATGGGGCGTTGATCCCCAAGGAAGCGCTCAACCAAATAACTTAG
- the pstC gene encoding phosphate ABC transporter permease subunit PstC, with translation MLGYLFLAIIVFSLAAFYVGRGAGNRFAAANGAETHSLPGYHGAFVAIWVGVPALVLVLLWLAFQNSVIESLLVSTLPSSLTEGLAPARVQLLMSEIKNVAAGVIFGTPEQAILDAAETLVRWQTIAGWAMVVVAVAIMIIAAFVAYTRLNHRFRARTNVELFLTGFMIFCSIVAILTTIGIIVSLVYEAMRFFAMVPAHEFFFGLNWEPQIPIREDQIAGAGAFGAVPVFLGTLVIAAIAMFVATPIGIFTAIYLVEYANDRFRNVVKPLLEILAGVPTVVYGFFAVLTVAPAIREAGNLMGLATSPNSALAAGGVMGIMIIPFISSLSDDALRAVPRSLRDGSLAMGATRAETMTKVMLPAALPGIMGGVLLALSRAIGETMIVVMAAGLIATLNVNPLDSVTTVTVQIVTLLIGDTAFDSPKTLAAFALGLVLFIVTLCLNVVALTIVRKYREQYD, from the coding sequence ATGCTCGGCTATCTTTTCTTGGCGATCATTGTCTTCTCCCTTGCGGCCTTTTATGTCGGCCGCGGCGCCGGCAACAGATTTGCAGCGGCAAACGGCGCGGAAACCCATTCATTGCCGGGTTATCACGGTGCCTTCGTTGCCATCTGGGTTGGGGTGCCTGCCCTCGTCCTGGTGCTGCTCTGGCTCGCGTTCCAGAACAGCGTCATTGAGAGCCTGCTGGTCTCCACCCTGCCGTCGAGCCTCACTGAAGGTCTGGCCCCGGCGCGGGTGCAACTGCTCATGTCCGAAATCAAGAACGTCGCTGCTGGCGTGATCTTCGGAACCCCTGAGCAGGCCATTCTCGATGCTGCCGAAACGCTGGTGCGCTGGCAGACTATCGCCGGCTGGGCCATGGTGGTGGTCGCAGTTGCCATCATGATCATAGCGGCCTTTGTCGCCTATACGCGGCTCAATCATCGCTTCCGTGCCCGCACCAATGTCGAGTTGTTTCTGACCGGCTTCATGATCTTTTGTTCGATCGTGGCCATTCTCACCACCATTGGGATCATCGTGTCGCTGGTCTATGAGGCGATGCGGTTCTTCGCGATGGTACCGGCCCATGAATTTTTCTTCGGGCTCAACTGGGAGCCGCAGATTCCGATCCGTGAAGATCAGATCGCCGGCGCCGGTGCCTTTGGCGCGGTACCTGTTTTTCTAGGCACGCTGGTCATCGCCGCTATTGCGATGTTTGTCGCTACGCCTATCGGCATCTTCACCGCCATTTATCTGGTTGAATATGCCAACGATCGGTTCCGCAACGTGGTCAAGCCTTTGCTGGAAATCCTGGCAGGCGTTCCGACCGTGGTTTACGGCTTTTTCGCGGTTCTGACTGTTGCCCCCGCAATTCGCGAGGCGGGCAATCTCATGGGTCTGGCAACTTCACCCAATTCCGCGCTCGCTGCGGGCGGTGTGATGGGGATCATGATCATCCCCTTCATCTCGTCATTGTCGGACGACGCGTTGCGTGCCGTGCCACGCTCGTTGCGCGATGGCTCGCTGGCCATGGGCGCCACCCGCGCTGAAACCATGACAAAGGTCATGCTTCCCGCCGCGTTGCCGGGGATCATGGGCGGCGTCCTGCTGGCCCTGTCACGCGCCATCGGTGAAACGATGATCGTGGTCATGGCCGCCGGCCTGATCGCCACGCTCAATGTCAATCCCCTCGACTCGGTAACCACCGTGACCGTGCAGATCGTAACACTGCTCATCGGGGACACCGCTTTCGATAGTCCCAAGACCCTGGCCGCGTTTGCGCTCGGTCTGGTGCTCTTCATCGTGACGCTCTGTCTCAACGTCGTCGCTCTGACGATCGTGCGCAAATATCGCGAACAGTATGACTGA
- the phoU gene encoding phosphate signaling complex protein PhoU, with product MPNPNDHIVTSYEDELTELARSISEMGGLVEKAISNATEALIRSDAELAMATVAADKKVDAMQAHIDEMAVSIIARRQPMAQDLRLVIASIHVANDLERIGDMAKSTARRSTQFEGIGMSVQFKNGLRHMGELVQRQVKLALDAFAARDKDMAVDVVERDTDVDALYVSLFRELLTYMMEDPRNITMCTHLLFCGKNLERVGDHSTNIAEQAYFLATGKMLTAEAEDFTREQIKG from the coding sequence ATGCCCAATCCTAACGACCATATCGTCACGTCCTACGAGGATGAATTGACCGAACTGGCCCGTTCGATCTCGGAAATGGGTGGGCTGGTGGAAAAGGCGATTTCCAACGCTACCGAAGCCCTGATCCGCTCGGATGCCGAACTCGCCATGGCCACCGTTGCCGCCGACAAGAAGGTCGACGCGATGCAGGCCCATATCGATGAGATGGCTGTGTCGATCATCGCCCGTCGTCAGCCCATGGCGCAGGATCTGCGCCTGGTCATCGCTTCGATCCACGTCGCCAACGATCTCGAACGCATTGGCGACATGGCCAAATCCACGGCCCGTCGCTCGACCCAGTTCGAAGGCATCGGCATGTCGGTTCAGTTCAAGAACGGGCTGCGCCACATGGGCGAACTCGTCCAGCGCCAGGTCAAGCTGGCCCTCGATGCCTTTGCCGCCCGCGACAAGGACATGGCGGTCGATGTGGTCGAGCGCGATACCGATGTCGATGCGCTCTATGTTTCCCTGTTCCGCGAACTCCTCACCTACATGATGGAAGATCCGCGCAACATCACCATGTGTACGCACCTGCTGTTCTGCGGCAAAAATCTTGAGCGGGTGGGCGACCACTCGACCAATATCGCCGAGCAGGCCTATTTCCTCGCGACCGGCAAGATGTTGACCGCCGAGGCCGAGGATTTCACGCGTGAGCAGATCAAGGGCTAG
- the phoB gene encoding phosphate regulon transcriptional regulator PhoB, translating to MTPQVLVVEDEADLVELLRYNLEAEDFSVATAEDAEEAMLRIAENTPDIILLDWMLPGTSGIEICRRIRARTDTARIPIIMLTARGEEEERVRGLATGADDYVVKPFSLPELMARINALLRRSNPQLIAAILKAGDIELDRTTHRVRRSGKEVHLGPTEYRLLEYLMGNPGRVYSREQLLDGVWGTDVYVDERTVDVHVGRLRKAINRGRAKDPIRTVRGAGYAFDEKFVAN from the coding sequence ATGACTCCGCAGGTTCTTGTTGTCGAAGACGAAGCCGATCTCGTCGAACTTCTGCGCTACAATCTGGAAGCTGAAGACTTTTCCGTCGCAACCGCTGAAGATGCGGAAGAGGCGATGCTGCGCATTGCCGAAAACACCCCCGACATCATCCTGCTCGACTGGATGCTGCCGGGCACGTCAGGCATCGAAATCTGCCGCCGCATCCGCGCCCGCACCGATACCGCGCGCATCCCCATCATCATGCTCACCGCGCGCGGCGAGGAAGAGGAGCGGGTGCGCGGGCTGGCCACCGGCGCCGACGATTACGTCGTCAAACCCTTCTCGCTTCCCGAGCTCATGGCCCGTATCAACGCCCTGTTGCGCCGGTCCAACCCCCAATTGATCGCCGCTATCTTAAAGGCCGGCGATATCGAACTCGACCGCACCACCCATCGCGTGCGCCGCTCGGGCAAGGAAGTTCATCTCGGGCCCACCGAATACCGCCTGCTCGAATACCTCATGGGCAATCCCGGCCGCGTTTATTCACGCGAGCAACTGCTCGATGGCGTCTGGGGCACCGATGTCTATGTCGACGAGCGCACCGTGGACGTTCATGTCGGCCGGCTGCGCAAGGCCATCAACCGCGGCCGCGCCAAGGATCCGATCCGCACCGTGCGCGGCGCGGGCTATGCGTTCGACGAAAAATTCGTCGCGAACTAG
- the pstB gene encoding phosphate ABC transporter ATP-binding protein PstB — protein sequence MATSAPSQTASAHETIRTPDPEGRRTKISAQDVNVFYGAKQALFDVSIDIPEKSVSAFIGPSGCGKSTFLRCINRMNDTIEGCKVTGNIALDGGSLYDPSLDVVELRARIGMVFQKPNPFPKSIFENVAYGPKIHGLARNKSDLEEIVVTALQKAGLFEEVKDRLHSPGTGLSGGQQQRLCIARAIAVGPEVILMDEPCSALDPIATAIIEELIDELRANYTIVIVTHSMQQAARVSQKTAFFHLGKLIEEGPTEEIFTNPREKRTQDYITGRIG from the coding sequence ATGGCGACTTCCGCTCCCTCCCAGACGGCTTCGGCTCATGAGACGATCAGGACACCTGATCCAGAAGGCCGGCGAACCAAGATCAGCGCTCAGGACGTCAATGTATTCTATGGCGCCAAGCAGGCACTGTTCGATGTGTCCATCGACATTCCCGAAAAGTCGGTATCGGCCTTTATCGGGCCCTCGGGGTGCGGCAAGTCCACGTTCCTGCGCTGTATCAACCGCATGAACGACACCATTGAGGGTTGCAAGGTCACCGGCAATATCGCACTCGATGGCGGCAGCCTCTACGATCCCAGCCTGGACGTGGTCGAACTGCGGGCCCGGATCGGCATGGTATTCCAGAAACCCAACCCGTTCCCCAAGTCGATCTTTGAAAACGTCGCCTACGGCCCCAAAATTCACGGTCTGGCTCGCAACAAGTCCGACCTTGAGGAAATCGTCGTCACCGCTTTGCAAAAGGCAGGACTGTTCGAAGAGGTCAAGGACCGACTTCATTCGCCCGGCACCGGGCTTTCGGGTGGTCAGCAGCAGCGACTTTGCATCGCTCGCGCCATTGCGGTCGGACCTGAAGTCATCCTGATGGACGAGCCCTGTTCGGCCCTCGACCCGATCGCGACCGCGATCATTGAGGAACTGATCGACGAACTGCGTGCCAATTACACCATCGTTATCGTCACCCACTCAATGCAGCAGGCAGCCCGCGTGTCACAAAAGACCGCGTTCTTTCATCTCGGCAAACTGATCGAAGAGGGTCCGACCGAGGAAATCTTCACCAATCCCCGCGAAAAACGCACCCAGGATTACATCACTGGCCGCATCGGGTAG
- a CDS encoding sensor histidine kinase, whose amino-acid sequence MKTRPAAVRPIVMASPFLVGAAAILLVMALAAFGRVAPLDSGVVILAIVAITAIATRASRQSDAADKASDALAGIDTAVEQFSDILTEPCLIINERAVLIYRNPAALKRFPRAKTGDPLAFTLRDPDLVEAIDKAIETGTAQGTELHIPVPNETWYRASVVPYRPGEDRSFVAITLYDFTEQKRTDRMRGDFIANASHELRTPLTSLMGFIDTLQGPAAKDEAARSRFLGIMRSQSERMSSLIDDLLSLSRIELRQHVKPTTEVNLNLLLREVAETLEPKIEAAELVLDLKLPEEPVTIIGDRQELFEVVENLADNAIKYGGDGGRVEIALIASASRSGDHHAITVTDFGAGIAEEHVPRLTERFYRGDAEANRKKKGTGLGLAIVKHIVARHHGLLSIRSKLGEGTRVEILLPR is encoded by the coding sequence GTGAAGACGCGACCCGCGGCGGTCCGGCCAATCGTCATGGCGTCGCCGTTCCTGGTCGGCGCCGCTGCCATTTTACTTGTCATGGCATTGGCTGCATTCGGCAGGGTCGCTCCCCTCGATTCCGGTGTGGTCATTCTGGCCATCGTTGCCATCACCGCCATTGCGACGCGCGCTTCGCGTCAATCGGATGCAGCCGATAAAGCGTCCGACGCACTTGCCGGCATCGACACCGCCGTTGAGCAGTTTTCCGACATCCTCACCGAGCCGTGCCTGATCATCAATGAAAGGGCGGTGCTGATTTACCGCAATCCAGCCGCGCTCAAGCGCTTTCCCCGCGCCAAGACGGGCGATCCCCTAGCCTTCACCCTGCGTGATCCCGACCTTGTGGAAGCCATAGACAAGGCCATCGAGACCGGGACGGCCCAGGGCACCGAACTTCACATCCCGGTTCCCAACGAAACATGGTATCGCGCCTCGGTCGTGCCCTACCGCCCCGGCGAGGACCGCAGTTTCGTGGCCATCACCCTTTACGATTTCACCGAGCAGAAGCGCACCGACCGCATGCGCGGCGATTTCATCGCCAATGCCAGCCACGAATTGCGCACCCCGCTGACGTCGCTGATGGGGTTTATCGACACCTTGCAGGGCCCCGCGGCAAAGGACGAGGCGGCGCGCAGCCGGTTCCTCGGCATCATGCGCAGCCAGTCCGAGCGCATGTCGAGCCTGATTGATGACCTGCTCTCGCTTTCGCGCATCGAGTTGCGCCAGCACGTCAAGCCCACCACCGAGGTCAATCTCAACCTGCTGCTGCGTGAGGTCGCCGAAACTCTCGAGCCCAAGATCGAAGCCGCCGAACTGGTCCTCGACCTAAAATTGCCCGAGGAACCCGTGACCATCATCGGCGATCGTCAGGAATTGTTCGAAGTGGTGGAAAACCTCGCCGACAACGCCATCAAATATGGCGGGGACGGGGGCAGGGTGGAGATAGCGCTCATTGCCAGCGCCAGCCGCTCAGGCGACCACCACGCCATTACCGTTACCGATTTCGGTGCGGGCATTGCCGAGGAACACGTGCCGCGCCTCACCGAGCGCTTCTATCGCGGAGATGCCGAAGCCAACCGCAAGAAAAAGGGCACCGGCCTGGGCCTTGCCATCGTCAAGCACATCGTTGCCCGCCACCACGGCCTGCTCTCCATCCGCTCGAAGCTGGGCGAGGGGACTCGCGTGGAAATCCTCCTGCCCCGCTGA